A single window of Nicotiana sylvestris chromosome 3, ASM39365v2, whole genome shotgun sequence DNA harbors:
- the LOC104241582 gene encoding serine/threonine/tyrosine-protein kinase HT1-like gives MKNFNWFKQIVANNGKLERRLSLGEYKRAASWSKYIVSSGAAIKEEGEEEWSADMSQLYIGNKFASGRHSRIYRGIYKHSEVAIKLISQPEEDGDLATFLEKQFTSEVALLLRLKHPNIITFIAACKKPPVFCIITEYLPGGSLRKYLHQQEPHSVPLNLVLKLAVDIARGMQYLHAEGILHRDLKSENLLLDEDMCVKVADFGISCLESQCGSPKGFTGTYRWMAPEMIKEKNHTKKVDVYSFGIVLWELLTALTPFDDMTPEQAAFAVCQKKARPPIPAACPVAVRKLIKRCWANNPHKRPQFEEIVTVLESYSESFEQDPDFFQSSEPHRKFTLLQCLPKCIEANI, from the exons ATGAAGAATTTCAACTGGTTTAAGCAAATAGTAGCAAATAATGGGAAACTAGAGAGGCGACTTTCATTGGGAGAGTACAAACGAGCAGCGTCATGGTCCAAATACATAGTATCATCAGGGGCGGCGATAAAGGAGGAAGGAGAAGAGGAATGGAGCGCCGATATGTCACAGCTATATATAGGGAACAAATTTGCTTCGGGTAGGCATAGTAGGATTTACAGGGGAATTTATAAGCACAGTGAAGTGGCTATTAAACTCATTAGCCAGCCTGAGGAAGATGGTGACTTGGCTACTTTTTTGGAGAAACAGTTTACTTCTGAGGTTGCTTTGTTGCTTCGGTTAAAGCATCCAAATATCATCACT TTTATTGCAGCATGTAAGAAACCACCAGTTTTTTGCATCATCACAGAGTACTTACCTGGAGGCTCCCTAAGAAAATACCTCCATCAGCAGGAGCCACACTCGGTCCCTCTTAACCTAGTTCTTAAATTGGCCGTTGACATTGCACGTGGAATGCAATATCTTCATGCTGAAGGGATACTTCACAGAGATCTCAAGTCAGAAAATCTACTCCTTGATGAAGATATGTGCGTGAAAGTCGCAGATTTCGGGATATCATGTTTGGAATCTCAATGTGGTAGCCCAAAGGGGTTCACTGGTACGTACCGTTGGATGGCACCAGAAATGATCAAGGAAAAGAACCATACAAAGAAAGTTGATGTATATAGTTTCGGCATTGTCCTATGGGAACTTTTGACTGCATTGACACCATTTGATGACATGACCCCCGAGCAGGCGGCATTTGCAGTCTGCCAGAAG AAAGCTAGACCACCAATACCAGCTGCATGTCCAGTAGCAGTTCGTAAACTCATTAAGCGGTGCTGGGCAAACAATCCTCACAAGCGGCCACAATTCGAGGAGATTGTGACAGTTCTTGAAAGTTACTCGGAGTCATTTGAGCAAGATCCAGATTTTTTTCAGTCCTCTGAGCCCCATCGGAAATTTACCTTGTTGCAATGCTTGCCTAAGTGCATTGAGGCCAACATATAA